A genomic segment from Anabas testudineus chromosome 6, fAnaTes1.2, whole genome shotgun sequence encodes:
- the foxb1a gene encoding forkhead box protein B1a, which translates to MPRPGRNTYSDQKPPYSYISLTAMAIQSCPEKMLPLSEIYKFIMDRFPYYRENTQRWQNSLRHNLSFNDCFIKIPRRPDQPGKGSFWALHPNCGDMFENGSFLRRRKRFKVLAVSDHLAPSKQSDAAHYLQQQAKLRLSALAATGTHLPQMSTYNLGVSQTSTFKHPFAIENIIAREYKVPGSLAFSTMQSMSAGYPLHNQLTTAWPHMYNTSVIDTAAPISMASSDYSAYGVPIKSLCHGGQSLPAIPVPIKPTPTSMPGFSALPPHIPAFLSNSPQSLSPTSPQTATSQSSPATPSETLTSPSTLQSVAVH; encoded by the coding sequence ATGCCTCGTCCGGGGAGAAACACGTACAGCGACCAGAAGCCACCCTACTCCTACATCTCCCTCACTGCCATGGCGATCCAAAGCTGCCCGGAGAAGATGCTGCCGCTCAGTGAAATTTACAAGTTCATCATGGATAGATTTCCTtattacagagaaaacactCAGCGGTGGCAGAACTCTCTGCGACACAACCTGTCCTTCAACGACTGTTTCATCAAAATCCCCCGGCGCCCTGACCAACCAGGTAAGGGCAGTTTCTGGGCTCTACACCCCAACTGCGGGGACATGTTTGAAAACGGAAGTTTCTTGAGACGCCGCAAAAGGTTCAAAGTGTTGGCTGTGTCTGATCACTTGGCCCCCAGTAAGCAGTCGGATGCTGCGCATTACCTCCAACAGCAAGCCAAACTGAGACTGAGCGCCCTGGCTGCTACTGGCACGCACCTTCCCCAAATGTCCACTTACAACCTCGGAGTGTCTCAGACGTCAACTTTTAAACATCCGTTCGCCATCGAGAACATCATCGCCAGAGAGTACAAGGTCCCGGGAAGTCTGGCGTTCTCCACCATGCAGTCCATGTCTGCCGGGTACCCGCTCCACAACCAGCTGACGACAGCCTGGCCCCACATGTACAACACCAGCGTGATTGACACGGCGGCCCCAATCTCCATGGCAAGCAGCGACTACAGTGCCTACGGAGTGCCCATCAAGTCTCTGTGTCACGGGGGACAGTCGTTACCGGCTATTCCTGTGCCAATCAAACCCACCCCGACCTCCATGCCCGGTTTCTCGGCGCTACCTCCCCACATCCCCGCGTTTCTATCAAACTCTCCACAGTCTCTGAGCCCGACATCCCCACAGACAGCAACGAGCCAAAGCAGCCCTGCGACCCCGAGCGAGACTCTGACGAGCCCCTCCACGCTGCAGTCCGTGGCTGTGCACTGA